Proteins encoded together in one Anaerotignum propionicum DSM 1682 window:
- the hisIE gene encoding bifunctional phosphoribosyl-AMP cyclohydrolase/phosphoribosyl-ATP diphosphatase HisIE, whose amino-acid sequence MLNIEELKFDEKGLIPALVVDAKTKKVLTLAYMNRESLQISLEEGRTCFWSRSRQELWRKGETSGNIQKIVSITADCDKDALMVVVDKNGPACHLGEDSCFHNQVFIQENYQSFSMDSLMELIEGRKAEKKEGSYTTYLFEKGIDKILKKIGEEATEVIIAAKDKDNQETVYEIADLAYHVMVLMVEAGISLENVRDELASRHVIDHKVKQEKMTK is encoded by the coding sequence ATGCTGAATATCGAGGAATTGAAATTTGATGAAAAAGGACTGATTCCTGCGCTTGTAGTGGATGCAAAAACCAAAAAGGTATTGACTTTGGCATATATGAACAGAGAAAGCCTTCAAATCAGTTTGGAAGAGGGTAGAACCTGTTTTTGGTCCAGATCAAGACAGGAGCTGTGGCGTAAGGGTGAAACATCGGGGAATATTCAAAAAATTGTTTCCATTACTGCTGATTGTGACAAAGATGCCTTGATGGTTGTGGTTGATAAAAATGGTCCTGCTTGTCACTTAGGTGAGGATTCTTGCTTCCATAACCAAGTTTTTATTCAGGAAAACTATCAGAGTTTTTCTATGGATAGCTTGATGGAGTTGATTGAGGGAAGAAAGGCAGAAAAAAAAGAAGGTTCCTATACAACGTATCTATTTGAAAAGGGGATAGATAAAATACTGAAAAAAATCGGAGAAGAGGCAACAGAGGTTATCATTGCGGCAAAAGATAAAGACAATCAGGAAACCGTTTATGAAATTGCGGATTTGGCGTATCATGTGATGGTGCTTATGGTGGAAGCGGGAATTTCCTTGGAGAATGTTCGGGATGAGCTGGCTTCTCGCCATGTGATAGACCATAAAGTGAAGCAGGAGAAGATGACAAAATGA
- a CDS encoding histidinol-phosphatase: MIPKMNFHTHTTFCDGKNTPEEMVLAAIEKGFKALGFSGHSYTYFDEAYCMSKEGIKEYQREIQRLKEAYAPKIAVYCGVEQDFYSLEPISDFEYAIGSVHYIKKGEQYLPVDERADIMEKDIQELFSGDSYEYAKVYFETVAEVLKQTGADIIGHFDLLSKFNEKQTFFDTENKRYREYGVGAIEALIPYGKPFEINTGAIYRGLRSQAYPSINFLKEIKKRGGKIIFSSDSHDCNSLGFCFKDMIKLAMEIGFQSTLIWTRKGFEEVGLKDSVLKDNL; this comes from the coding sequence ATGATTCCAAAAATGAATTTTCATACCCATACAACCTTTTGTGATGGAAAAAATACGCCTGAGGAAATGGTTCTTGCGGCCATTGAGAAAGGATTTAAAGCGTTGGGATTCAGCGGACATAGCTATACCTATTTTGACGAGGCATATTGCATGAGCAAAGAAGGCATCAAAGAATATCAAAGAGAAATTCAGCGTCTAAAGGAAGCCTATGCCCCCAAAATTGCTGTTTACTGCGGTGTAGAACAGGATTTTTATTCTTTAGAACCTATTTCTGATTTTGAATATGCAATAGGTTCTGTTCATTATATCAAAAAAGGGGAACAGTATTTGCCTGTTGATGAAAGGGCCGATATCATGGAAAAGGATATTCAGGAGTTATTTAGCGGTGATTCCTATGAATATGCAAAGGTTTATTTTGAAACGGTAGCTGAGGTTTTGAAACAGACAGGAGCAGATATTATTGGGCACTTTGATTTGCTGAGTAAATTTAATGAGAAACAAACTTTTTTTGATACAGAGAATAAGCGATATCGTGAATATGGAGTTGGTGCCATTGAGGCTTTGATTCCATATGGGAAGCCCTTTGAAATCAATACAGGTGCAATTTATCGTGGATTGCGGAGTCAAGCTTATCCCTCCATCAATTTTTTGAAAGAGATTAAAAAACGAGGTGGGAAAATTATTTTCTCCAGTGACAGTCATGATTGCAATTCTTTAGGCTTTTGTTTTAAAGATATGATAAAGTTAGCCATGGAGATTGGATTTCAATCTACGCTGATTTGGACAAGGAAAGGTTTTGAGGAAGTGGGTTTAAAAGATTCAGTACTAAAGGATAATCTTTGA
- a CDS encoding glutathione peroxidase, producing MSIYDFKVQARDGSEVSLSDYKGRVLLVVNTATGCGFTPQYSDLQKIYEAYQKDGLEILDFPCNQFADQAPGSDEEIHTFCTGRFGITFPQFSKVDVNGDQAIPLYQWLTQNTEFGGFDKLHPLGILLSGMLKKQDSEYKKSSSIKWNFTKFLINRNGEIVERFEPTASMKKVEERIKEIL from the coding sequence ATGAGTATTTACGATTTTAAGGTTCAAGCAAGAGATGGCAGTGAGGTTTCACTTAGTGATTATAAAGGCAGGGTGCTTTTGGTAGTAAATACCGCGACAGGATGTGGTTTTACTCCTCAGTATAGTGATTTACAAAAAATTTATGAGGCTTATCAAAAAGACGGACTGGAAATCTTAGATTTTCCTTGCAATCAATTTGCAGATCAGGCCCCCGGTTCTGATGAAGAAATTCATACTTTTTGTACAGGTCGTTTTGGAATTACCTTTCCACAGTTCTCAAAGGTTGATGTAAATGGGGATCAGGCAATTCCCTTGTATCAGTGGCTAACCCAAAATACTGAGTTTGGAGGGTTTGATAAGCTCCATCCCCTGGGAATATTATTATCAGGTATGCTGAAAAAGCAGGATTCCGAATATAAAAAGAGCAGCTCCATCAAATGGAATTTTACTAAATTCTTGATTAATCGTAATGGAGAGATTGTAGAACGTTTTGAGCCAACAGCTTCTATGAAAAAAGTGGAAGAAAGAATCAAAGAAATTTTATGA